In Microbacterium sp. AB, a single genomic region encodes these proteins:
- the recN gene encoding DNA repair protein RecN, whose translation MIEEMRLRDLGVIAEAALPMGSGFTAITGETGAGKTMVVTGLGLLLGQRADSGVVRAGASQASVEGVWVVPEEGAVADRVREAGGELEPIGGGSAELYLSRSLAAEGRSRASVGGRAAPAGVLADLADALVVVHGQADQLRLKSAAAQRDALDRFAGDAVRDALAAYREAWDGVRALDQELDLLVAQRAARAAEAESLRAALAEIEQAEPAEGEDVALAARAERLANAEELRSAAAVAREALSSEEGLADVSGLVGEAKRALERTGDPVLTGLAEQVADLGYRAADLAVELSGFLADLDEAGPQELAAVEERRAVIGALVRAHGSLDAAISLLDTGSARLAELDDDGDRVERLTLERDELRERLDAAAGLVTAARTEAAARLGTAVTEELHALAMPDALLVVEVAPGPESASGRDDVAFRLAPHPGAEPRAVSRGASGGELSRVMLAIEVVIAETDPVPTFVFDEVDAGIGGAAAIEVGKRLARLAQSSQVIAVTHLAQVAAFAGNHLSVVKAHDGSVTSSSVQRLEGAAREAEMARLLSGLPDSDAALGNARELLELGRREAPQAV comes from the coding sequence GTGATCGAGGAGATGCGCCTGCGCGACCTCGGCGTGATCGCCGAGGCGGCGCTGCCGATGGGCTCCGGCTTCACCGCCATCACGGGCGAGACGGGTGCGGGCAAGACCATGGTCGTCACCGGTCTCGGGCTCCTGCTCGGCCAGCGGGCGGACTCGGGCGTCGTGCGCGCCGGCGCGTCGCAGGCCTCCGTCGAAGGCGTGTGGGTCGTGCCGGAGGAGGGCGCGGTCGCGGACCGCGTGCGCGAGGCCGGGGGCGAGCTCGAGCCGATCGGCGGCGGGAGCGCCGAGCTCTACCTCTCCCGCTCCCTCGCCGCGGAGGGCCGCAGCCGCGCGAGCGTCGGCGGCCGTGCGGCTCCCGCCGGGGTGCTGGCCGATCTGGCCGACGCACTCGTCGTGGTGCACGGGCAGGCCGATCAGCTGCGGCTGAAGTCGGCGGCGGCGCAGCGCGATGCGCTCGACAGGTTCGCGGGCGACGCCGTGCGGGACGCGCTCGCGGCGTATCGCGAGGCGTGGGACGGGGTCCGGGCGCTCGACCAGGAGCTGGATCTCCTCGTCGCCCAGCGCGCCGCCCGCGCCGCCGAGGCCGAGTCCCTGCGTGCCGCGCTCGCGGAGATCGAGCAGGCGGAGCCCGCCGAGGGTGAGGACGTCGCGCTCGCCGCGCGGGCAGAGCGCCTCGCGAACGCCGAGGAGCTGCGATCGGCGGCCGCGGTCGCGCGCGAGGCGCTGTCGAGCGAGGAGGGACTCGCCGACGTGTCCGGCCTCGTCGGCGAGGCGAAGCGCGCTCTCGAGCGCACGGGCGATCCGGTGCTCACCGGGCTCGCGGAGCAGGTCGCCGACCTCGGATACCGGGCGGCCGACCTGGCGGTCGAGCTGTCGGGGTTCCTCGCCGACCTCGACGAGGCCGGGCCCCAGGAGCTCGCCGCGGTCGAGGAGCGCCGCGCCGTGATCGGAGCGCTCGTCCGGGCGCACGGATCGCTCGACGCCGCCATCTCGCTGCTCGACACGGGGTCGGCGCGCCTCGCGGAGCTGGACGACGACGGGGACCGCGTCGAGCGGCTCACGCTTGAGCGCGACGAGCTCCGCGAACGCCTCGATGCCGCCGCCGGCCTGGTCACGGCCGCGCGGACGGAGGCCGCCGCGCGGCTGGGGACCGCCGTCACGGAGGAGCTGCATGCGCTCGCGATGCCGGATGCGCTCCTCGTCGTGGAGGTGGCGCCGGGACCGGAGTCGGCATCCGGGCGGGACGACGTCGCCTTCCGGCTCGCCCCGCATCCGGGCGCCGAGCCCCGTGCCGTGTCCCGAGGGGCGTCGGGCGGCGAGCTCAGCCGCGTCATGCTCGCGATCGAGGTCGTCATCGCCGAGACCGACCCCGTCCCCACCTTCGTCTTCGACGAGGTGGACGCCGGCATCGGCGGCGCGGCGGCGATCGAGGTCGGCAAGCGCCTCGCCCGTCTCGCGCAGTCGTCGCAGGTCATCGCCGTGACGCACCTCGCGCAGGTCGCGGCGTTCGCGGGCAACCACCTCAGCGTCGTCAAGGCCCACGACGGGTCCGTGACGAGCTCGAGCGTGCAGCGGCTCGAGGGAGCGGCGCGGGAGGCGGAGATGGCGAGGCTGCTCTCGGGGCTGCCCGACAGTGACGCCGCGCTCGGCAACGCCCGCGAGCTCCTCGAGCTGGGGCGCAGGGAGGCTCCGCAGGCCGTTTGA
- a CDS encoding NAD kinase, producing the protein MTERKILIVAHAYRDDTVRAASRVVESVSAEGATPVLAPEDRAELSAVAPALADVDVLGRDIALADIDIAIVLGGDGTILRAAELVREGTAPVLGVNMGHVGFLAEIERDDMDEAVHRAILGDYAVEERLALAVSVKDRDGHVVYETWALNEAAIEKDQRERMIEVVVEVDRRPLTAYGADGVVIATPTGSTAYNFSAGGPVIWPTVQAISVAPLSAHTLFSKPLVVGPDHAVAVELRAGSVGSAVLWCDGRRSHPLPAGARVVVRRSAKPVRLARLHPAAFTDRLVRKFKLPTEGWRGPSELNPTAAVTLPVTGASE; encoded by the coding sequence ATGACCGAGCGCAAGATCCTGATCGTCGCTCACGCCTATCGCGACGACACCGTGCGCGCCGCCTCACGCGTCGTGGAGTCCGTGAGCGCGGAGGGGGCGACGCCCGTTCTCGCGCCGGAGGACCGCGCCGAGCTGTCGGCGGTCGCGCCCGCGCTGGCGGACGTCGACGTCCTCGGCCGCGACATCGCGCTCGCCGACATCGACATCGCCATCGTGCTGGGCGGCGACGGCACCATCCTGCGCGCCGCGGAGCTCGTCCGCGAGGGCACCGCCCCCGTGCTCGGGGTGAACATGGGGCACGTCGGGTTCCTCGCCGAGATCGAGCGCGACGACATGGACGAGGCCGTCCACCGCGCCATCCTGGGCGACTACGCGGTCGAGGAACGGCTCGCTCTCGCCGTCTCGGTGAAGGACAGGGACGGCCACGTCGTCTACGAGACATGGGCGCTCAACGAGGCGGCCATCGAGAAGGACCAGCGGGAGCGGATGATCGAGGTCGTCGTCGAGGTCGATCGCCGCCCGCTCACGGCCTACGGTGCCGACGGCGTCGTCATCGCGACGCCGACCGGGTCGACCGCGTACAACTTCTCCGCCGGGGGACCCGTCATCTGGCCGACCGTGCAGGCGATCTCCGTCGCGCCGCTGTCGGCGCACACCCTGTTCTCCAAGCCGCTCGTCGTCGGTCCCGACCACGCGGTGGCCGTCGAGCTGCGGGCGGGGTCCGTGGGGTCGGCCGTGCTCTGGTGCGACGGCCGGCGCTCCCATCCGCTGCCCGCGGGCGCCCGTGTCGTCGTACGCCGATCGGCGAAGCCGGTCCGCCTGGCGCGGCTGCACCCGGCGGCGTTCACCGACCGCCTGGTCCGCAAGTTCAAGCTGCCCACCGAGGGGTGGCGCGGGCCGAGCGAGCTCAATCCGACGGCGGCCGTGACGCTCCCGGTCACGGGGGCGTCCGAGTGA
- a CDS encoding TlyA family RNA methyltransferase, whose protein sequence is MTQRLDAALAERGLVRSRTHAAALIADAAVRVDGRVVTKPSTRVEADSDLQVDAADDYVSRGAHKLVAALDAFSVVVDGRLALDMGASTGGFTQVLRERGAAPVIAADVGHDQLSPSVAADPGVHALEGYNVRFMTPESLARASGVDDTPAVITGDLSFISLTHVLPAVSLVAAPGADVLLLVKPQFEVGRTGVRGGVVVDPVLRVDAVRTVLAAAWAAGLGTLGVRRSPLEGSHGNVEVLVHISPGRGSDPTEWEDAIAHEGGGR, encoded by the coding sequence ATGACGCAGCGGCTCGACGCGGCCCTCGCGGAACGGGGGCTCGTGCGATCGCGAACGCATGCGGCCGCTCTCATCGCCGATGCCGCCGTGCGCGTCGACGGCCGGGTCGTGACCAAGCCCTCGACGCGCGTGGAGGCGGACTCCGACCTCCAGGTGGACGCCGCCGACGACTACGTCAGCAGGGGCGCGCACAAGCTCGTCGCCGCGCTCGACGCCTTCTCGGTCGTCGTGGACGGGCGCCTCGCGCTCGACATGGGCGCGTCGACGGGCGGGTTCACGCAGGTGCTGCGCGAGCGCGGCGCGGCGCCCGTCATCGCGGCGGACGTGGGGCACGATCAGCTTTCCCCCTCGGTGGCGGCCGACCCCGGGGTGCACGCCCTGGAGGGGTACAACGTGCGGTTCATGACGCCGGAGAGCCTGGCCCGGGCGAGCGGAGTCGACGACACCCCGGCCGTGATCACGGGCGACCTCTCCTTCATCTCGCTCACGCACGTCCTGCCCGCCGTGTCTCTGGTCGCCGCTCCCGGCGCCGACGTCCTGCTGCTCGTCAAGCCGCAGTTCGAGGTGGGGCGCACGGGCGTCCGCGGCGGGGTGGTCGTCGATCCCGTCCTTCGCGTCGACGCGGTGCGCACGGTGCTCGCCGCCGCATGGGCCGCCGGGCTCGGAACCCTGGGCGTGCGACGCTCGCCCCTCGAGGGATCGCACGGCAATGTCGAGGTGCTCGTCCACATCTCCCCGGGACGCGGGTCGGATCCGACAGAATGGGAGGACGCCATCGCGCACGAAGGGGGAGGACGATGA
- a CDS encoding HAD-IIA family hydrolase, whose amino-acid sequence MALFSRRSDGVAPLEGVDVVLADLDGVVYAGPGALPHAVESLNRAVDEGRRLGFITNNASRTDASVAAHLSDLGIPTRADDVVTSPQAAMSLLADRIPAGSTVLVVGGEGLVVEVEKAGFVVTRSADDAPAAVVQGFAPEVGWTQLAEAAFALAVPEEEGGIPWIATNTDWTIPQARGIAPGNGTLVSAVHTAVGRLATVAGKPEAPIFHAAVARFGAQKPLFLGDRLDTDIMGAQAAGIDSAIVLTGIDRPKHILAAPSHSRPTYILSDLRELFEPYPVARVKGDTVWVRDAAVRIDGPDVRVVSEGGSDVDLLRAASKAIWDTDRQIFGFRVPERLYEDRF is encoded by the coding sequence ATGGCGCTCTTTTCTAGGAGGTCCGACGGCGTCGCGCCCCTCGAGGGCGTCGACGTCGTCCTCGCCGATCTCGACGGCGTCGTGTACGCCGGGCCCGGCGCTCTGCCGCATGCGGTCGAGAGCCTCAACCGCGCGGTGGACGAGGGCCGCCGCCTCGGGTTCATCACGAACAACGCGTCGCGCACCGACGCGTCGGTCGCCGCGCACCTGAGCGATCTCGGGATCCCGACGCGAGCGGATGACGTCGTCACGAGCCCGCAGGCGGCGATGAGCCTTCTCGCCGATCGCATCCCGGCGGGGTCGACCGTGCTCGTCGTCGGGGGAGAGGGACTCGTCGTCGAGGTCGAGAAGGCGGGCTTCGTCGTCACCCGCAGCGCGGACGACGCGCCCGCGGCGGTCGTCCAGGGCTTCGCCCCCGAGGTCGGATGGACGCAGCTCGCGGAGGCCGCGTTCGCGTTGGCCGTCCCCGAGGAGGAGGGCGGCATCCCCTGGATCGCGACGAACACGGACTGGACGATCCCGCAGGCACGGGGGATCGCCCCGGGGAACGGCACCCTCGTGTCGGCCGTGCACACCGCCGTCGGCCGGCTGGCCACCGTGGCGGGGAAGCCCGAGGCGCCGATCTTCCACGCCGCCGTCGCCCGGTTCGGCGCGCAGAAGCCGTTGTTCCTCGGCGACCGCCTCGACACCGACATCATGGGCGCGCAGGCGGCGGGCATCGACTCCGCCATCGTGCTGACCGGCATCGACAGGCCCAAGCACATCCTCGCCGCGCCGTCGCACTCCCGGCCGACGTACATCCTCTCCGATCTGCGCGAGCTCTTCGAGCCGTATCCCGTCGCTCGCGTCAAGGGCGACACCGTGTGGGTGCGGGATGCCGCGGTCCGCATCGACGGCCCCGACGTGCGCGTCGTCAGCGAGGGCGGCAGCGACGTCGACCTGCTGCGGGCGGCGTCGAAGGCGATCTGGGACACCGATCGGCAGATCTTCGGCTTCCGCGTCCCCGAGCGCCTCTACGAGGATCGCTTCTGA